GAAGGCGCTCGCACAGCATCATCCGGCGATCGCCGCCGAAGCCGACGCACTGCGCACGCTCGTCAACGGTTACGGAATGGACCTCGAACAGGCGCGCTACCTCGACTTCGCGAACCTGCAGCGCTATATCGCGCAGGTCGGCGGCACCTTCGCGTCGCTGGTTGCGCGCGCCAGTTCGGCGAACCCGGCCGACCCGCAGCCGTGGGCCGCGGACGTCGGCCGCGCGCTGATGCTCGCGCAATTCGTGCAGGAGCTCGGCAACGACGCGCGCCACGGCCGCATCTATCTGCCGATCGACGAACTGCAGCGCTACAACGTGACCGCGGCCGACCTGCTGAACCGCCGCTACAGTCCGGCCTTCACCGAATTGCTGCAATTCCAGACGACCCGCGCACGCGAAGCGCTCGTGGCCGCCGATGCGGCGATTCCGGCCACTGAACGCCGCGCGCAGCGCACACTGCGGGCGCAAATCGCGCTGGCCGGCGCGCTGCTCGACGAAATCGCGCGCGACGGCTACCAGGTGCTGCACCAGCGCATCGCGCTGACACCGATCCGCAAGCTGTGGATCGCGTGGCGCGCCGCGCGCCGCCGCTGAGCCGCGCGCATCACGCCTTCAGCAGCGGCAGCGTGTCGAAACGCTGCTGCAGCACACGCGTCGCATCGAGCCCCCACCAGGACCCGAGCACGGTCGCGTAAAGCTGGCGGAAATCGACCGCGACCGGCAGGTTGCCGTTGCCGTCGAGCCGCCCGAGCGCCGGCGGCGCGCCGTACAGTCCGCCTGCCACGCGGCCGCCCATCACGAAATGCGGCGCGGCCGTGCCGTGATCGGTGCCGTTGCTCTGGTTCTCGCGCACGCGCCGCCCGAATTCCGCATACGTCATCACGAGCGTCTCGTTCCAGCGCCCGAGTTCGATCAACGCCGCGCGCATCGCGCTCATCCCTTCCGCGAACTGCTTGAGCAGCGCGGCCTGCTGCCCCGGCTGGTTCTGGTGCGTGTCGAAACCGTTGAGCGTCAGGCGCAGCACCGCGACCCCATCCTGCGCGCCGGGCCCGGACGCTTCGCACGCGGCCAGCACCTGCATCGCGGTCTTGACCGACGTGCCGAACGCGCCGGCCGGAAAGGCCGTCCTGAATTCCCGCATCCCGCCGCGCGGGCGCAGCCGGTCGGCTGCCTTCACGATGTCGTTCTCGACGTCGACGATGTGCGCGAGCGCCGGGTTCTGCTCGCGCAGCGACGACGGCTCGGCGAGCCGGGCCGCGCGGATGAACTGCGCGGGATTGACGAGTGCGATCGCGCGCGCGCCGTTCGACAGCGGCCCCATCTCGGCGCTGCCGAGCACGACGCCGTCCGCGGCGAAACCGGGCGGCACGGGCGCCTGCGCGAACGTGCGCGTGAGCCAGCCTTCGTGCAGGTACTGATCCGAGCGCGACGCGGTGTCCCAGATCTCGATCGAACGGAAATGCGACAGGTTCGGCTGCGGATAGCCGACACCCTGCACGATCGCGACCTGTCCGTCGCGCCACAGCGGCATCAGCGGCGCGAGCGACGGGTGCAGCCCCGTCTGCGCGTCGAGCTGCAGCACCTGCTCGCGCTTGATGCCGATGCTGCGCCGGAATTGGTAGTACAGCGGGTCGGCATACGGCACCACCGTGTTGAGGCCGTCGTTGCCGCCCTTCAGCTCGACGAGGATCAGCACGTTCGCATACCCGACCGCGGCCTTGCGCCCCGCCTGCGTCGCGGCGGCCGCCATCGCGGGCGCTTGCCACATCGACACGCCGGCCGCCGCCGCGGCGCCCGTCAGCGTCAGAAAATCACGTCGGTTCATCGCACATCCTCTGGTTCGCCGCCCGGCGCCCTGGCCGCGGCGACTGTCCGCTTCGTCGTCGTTCGCATCATTTCAGTTGATAGGCCGGATCCATCAGCAGCGCCTCGAGATACGCGCTGCCGGTCGAATCCGTGTCGATCGCCGCGACCGGCGAGAGTTGCAGCACCGCGTGCTGCAACTGCAGCTCGGTCGACAATCCCGCGATCGCCTGCGGCCGCGCACGATACTGGGCCAGCCAACGTTCGAGATCGAAACGCAGGCCGCCGCGCGCGGGCTTCGCGGGCGTGCCGCGCAGGCCGGCGCCGGACGCCGCGTCGGCCACCGGCATCGCATGCGCACGCGCATTCGGCGGCGGCGCGATCGCGCGGGCCGGCGGCCGCATGCCGGCCGTCTCGGTCGCGCGGAACAGCTGCTCGACGAACTGCTTGCGCGACAGCAGCGTGGTGCTGTTGATCCATAGCGCGCCGCCCGGCCAGCCCTTCACGTTCGGCGGATAGAACAGGTTCTGCCCGAGCGTGCGCACGGTGTTCGCGAGCATCTGCGGATCGCCGTACGCCACGTCGAACAGCCGCACCGACCCGACGACGAATTCCGCCGGCGACTTGATCAGCACGCCGCGGTTGCGCGGATCCCAGAACGCGTCGGTCGACCACAGCGCGGCGAGCGCCGCGCGAATGTCGTAGCCGCTCGCGCGAAACCGTTCGGCC
This DNA window, taken from Burkholderia cenocepacia, encodes the following:
- the hpnD gene encoding presqualene diphosphate synthase HpnD; its protein translation is MNFDNYCQQKAAPAGSSVYYALRQAPLATQPRLTALFALRRELEETVKETSDPTVGHTKLAWWHKELAALADGQPSHPVTKALAQHHPAIAAEADALRTLVNGYGMDLEQARYLDFANLQRYIAQVGGTFASLVARASSANPADPQPWAADVGRALMLAQFVQELGNDARHGRIYLPIDELQRYNVTAADLLNRRYSPAFTELLQFQTTRAREALVAADAAIPATERRAQRTLRAQIALAGALLDEIARDGYQVLHQRIALTPIRKLWIAWRAARRR
- a CDS encoding DUF1501 domain-containing protein, whose protein sequence is MNRRDFLTLTGAAAAAGVSMWQAPAMAAAATQAGRKAAVGYANVLILVELKGGNDGLNTVVPYADPLYYQFRRSIGIKREQVLQLDAQTGLHPSLAPLMPLWRDGQVAIVQGVGYPQPNLSHFRSIEIWDTASRSDQYLHEGWLTRTFAQAPVPPGFAADGVVLGSAEMGPLSNGARAIALVNPAQFIRAARLAEPSSLREQNPALAHIVDVENDIVKAADRLRPRGGMREFRTAFPAGAFGTSVKTAMQVLAACEASGPGAQDGVAVLRLTLNGFDTHQNQPGQQAALLKQFAEGMSAMRAALIELGRWNETLVMTYAEFGRRVRENQSNGTDHGTAAPHFVMGGRVAGGLYGAPPALGRLDGNGNLPVAVDFRQLYATVLGSWWGLDATRVLQQRFDTLPLLKA